The Salegentibacter mishustinae genomic interval ATCTTGACACTTTCAAAAAAGATCTAGAAGAAAAAACTACTCAAACGGAAAGTTTGCAGAAGGATTTGAAGCTGATTGAAAAACAGCTGGACTTAAAGGAGAACATTAAAAAGCAGGAAAAAGAAATAAGCGGTTTACAGGAAGAAGAATCAAAACTGAATCAACAGCTTAAAGCATTTGAAGCCGAATATGGTGAAGCTCTTAACCAACACGAGAAACTGCAACCTATTGCTGAAGACTTACAATCCTGGAACAGATTTCAGCAGGAATTACAAAGTTTAAAAGAAAACCTGGGAAAGACCTCGGAAAAAATTGAAGCGAATAAAGAGAATACCTCCGGTTTTATTCAGCGTGTAAAAGGTTTTGTTCAGGAAGATGTTAGTGCGGAAAATTTAAAAGAAAAATTAAATCTTTTTACCGAAAAAATAGTCAGGCTTCAGGATGAGAAAACTTCCCTGGGACGTGATTATAAAAGTAAGCTACAATTATTCAAAACCGAAATTCGTGAATTAAAACTGAAATTTCCGGAGAATGATCTACAAACCGGAAAGAAATTACTGGAAGAATTTCAAGCTGAACAACTTCAGCAGAAACAGCAACTCGAAATTGATTTAAAAGAAGTTGATTTAGAAAAACTGATTTCGGAAAAAGCCCGTTTAAAAAACGACCTGGAAAAAGCGCGTGAAGCGAGACAGTTTTCAGAAAAAAAACTCCAGCTAGAAGAAAATAGTAACAAACTTACTAAAGACATTCAGGCGTATCAACCGGAACTGGAAGCTCTCCCAAAAGTTATTGAAAAGGAAGAAAACCTACTTATTTCCTTAAAAAAGGATTTAGAGATACTTCAGCTTAAAAAGGAAAATCAGCTAAAAACCGCGAAGTTAGAAGAACTTAGAAACTCGCTAAAAATAGGAGAGGCCTGCCCCCTTTGTGGTTCTAAAGAGCATCCTTATTCTGAACATCTTCCCGAATTTGAAGATAAGCTGGAAGTAAAGATTTCAGCAAAAAATAATGAACTAGAGGAGCAAAACAAAAAACTTATCCAGGCGCAATTAAAATTCGCACATTTAGAAGAATCGCTAAAAAAAGCTAAAAAGGATTTAACTGAGATTGAAAACCAGGTTTCGGAGAACAAGAAATTATTCAGTGAAAAATATCCTGATTTCAATTTAGCTGAAAAGATAAATTGGGAAACGTATATCGCAAAAATAAATACAAAAATTGAAAGCCTTGACGCATTTGAAACTACGCAACAAAAATTGAGTGCGATAGCCACTGGATTGCCAATTCTGGAAGAATTAGATCAAATTCTGCAACAAGGCAAATTACTACAGCAGCAACTTCAAGCAAGTTATTCAGGAAATAATATTGTGCAAGACAGCCGGGAATTACTGGATAAATGGAATGCTTTAATTCACGAAAAGAATTACTTAAAAGAAAACGAAAAAGAGCAAAAGGAGCAATTAAGTCAGCAATCAAAAAGATATGATAAACTGTTGGAAAAGCTTCAACCTGAAATTATAAAACAAGGTTTTGAATCTATTGAAAAAGCGTTCAGCGCACTCTTGCCGGGGAATAAATTCCTGGAGTTAAAAGACAAAAAAGATAATATTTTAAAACAAAAAAGTATTGCATCTACTGGAATTTCCACCTTACAAAAACAGCTCAAACAGTTTAAAGAAAATGAAAGCCAACGTACTGCTGAAGATTTAGCCACAGAACAATCAAAAAAACAGGGAGAATTTGAGCAGGCAAAGTCTACTTGCGAAGAATTGCGAAGAAAACTGGAAAATAACAACGAGTATCTCTCCCGACTAAAGCAACTGGAAAAACAAATTGCTGAAAAAGAAAAACAGAGCAAACGCTGGCGACTTTTAAATACGCTAATTGGCGACAGGCAGGGGAAAAAATTTAATGATTTTGCTCAAGATCTTACCCTTTCGCAATTAATTCACCTGGCAAATGTGAGGTTGAAAGACCTTAGCGAACGTTATAAAATAGACAAAGCAAACGAAGATGAAGACGACGGCCTGGTTACTATAGACGAAGATATGGGCGGGCAAAGAAGATCGGTTAAAACACTTTCTGGCGGCGAGACCTTTCTTTTAAGTTTGTCACTGGCACTGGCCTTATCTGATCTCGCTTCAAGAAATGTTGAAATTAACAGCTTATTTATCGATGAAGGATTTGGGACTTTAGATCCTGAAACTTTGGATCAAACTCTGGACACTTTAGAAAAATTACAGGCAGAATCTGGTAAAACCATTGGAATTATAAGCCACGTTGCTTCATTAAAAGAACGTATCGCTACTCAAATTCAATTAACCCGAAATGGGCAGGGTTATAGTAGTTTGACGGTGAAGTTGTGAGTTGTGAGTTGTGAGTTGTGAGTTGTGAGTTGTGAGTTGTGAGTTGTGAGTGAAAATAAAAATTTTAAATCACTTCTTTAGTCAGGACCTCAACGGTGCAACCTAATTTTGGAAGAATAAGTCGCATTTTTCTATTTCCAACTTCACGAATAATAGCCTCGTGGTCTTTAAAAACTCCATTTTTGATGCTTATTTTATCTCCCTGGTTTAGGTGATCTACTTTAGCATCGTCAACTTTTTCACCATCAAGCCATTCCTGGATGACTTCAATTTCTTCATTTCGTACTATTGCCGGCTTCCCCAGCCAGAATAAATACCGAACTACTCCCGGCACATCAAAAACCCGGTTGCGATTCTTTTCTTCCAGCTTTATAAAAACATAGGATTTAAAAAGAGGAGTTTTTAGTTTTTTCTTGCGGTCTTTCCACTGTTTGATTTCAGTAATTAAAGGACAATAAACCTCTACCCCCATTTGTTCCAAACTTTCGGCTACTCTTTTTTCAGTTCTTGGTTTGGTGTATAAAACGTACCACGACATAATTAAGATTTATCTGCAAGTATTACGTCCAGGAGTTCTAACTCCATCTCTTCGCAGTAGGGTAATGTTGAAGAAATTTAGATTGATTTGCTAATTAGTTACTCAAAAATACAAAGATTTTTAGGAATTATTATAACGATAGCTTATAAGAAAACTCGATTAATCGATGAACTACTGAAGGCTAATTTATTAGGAATAATCCCAAATTCAATAATTTCAAAAGAGAAGCAAACATTATAGAAAAAATTTCTATTCTAAACTACAGGTTTCTGAGTCCAGCTCAAACTGTACGGTAAAATGCTCAAAATTGTAAGCTTCAAGAGTATTCAATACTTCTGCTTTTAGCCTTTTATACTCTTCGAATTTATTTACATTTTCAAGCTTTACATGGGCCGTAAAAACGTGGTGCTCTCCTTCCTGCGACCAAATATGTACGTGGTGGGAAGAAGCTACTCCCCGGATGTTTTCAATTTTATTTTTTATTTCCTTTAAATTAATATCTGCCGGAGTACCCTGCAAGAAAATAAATAGCGTCTCTTTTAATCTTTTAAATACATTGTAAAGAATATATAACGTAATGGCCAGCGATAAAGCAGGATCCAGGTAATGGATGTCCTTAAACTGAAGAACAATCGAAACCACCAAGACGGCTACCCAACCCAAAACATCTTCCATAAGATGCCAGGAAACCACTTTTTCGTTAAGGGTTTTACCGCCACTCAATTTCCAGGCAGCATAAGCATTCACAGCTACTCCTATTATCGCGAAGATCATCATTCCCTGCGCATCAGAATGTTCAGGATTCATTAACCTTCCAACGGCTTCATAAATCACATATATAGAACCGCCAATAAGTACAAGACTATTAATTAGTGCTCCTAATAGTGAAAACCTTCTGTAACCAAAGGAAAATTTTGAATCGCTTTTTTGCTGTGCTTTTTGATCCAGGTACCAGGAAGTACCCAGGGAAAGGCTATCTCCCAGGTCGTGTACAGCATCAGAAATTATAGCAATGCTATTGACATAAATTCCACCAATAAATTCAAGAATCGTAAATCCAAAATTCAAGAAAAAAGCCAGTTTAAGGTTTTTTCCCGAAGAGTGATGATGATGATGATCGTGACCCATAATTTATACTAAAAGTCCATTATCTTTTCCTTTCGAAATTAGTCATTTT includes:
- a CDS encoding SbcC/MukB-like Walker B domain-containing protein, producing the protein MKILSIAFKNINSLKGENFIDFEAAPFSGNTLFAITGPTGSGKSSILDVISLALFNQVPRLGKISKKEIREKGAILTRNQKEAYAKVTFETGSGRYTSSWSIEVNRNGNLNDYNMEIANLQDNSLLDLKKSEVPGKNEELIGLNYDQFIKSVLLAQGDFAKFLSAKKEERGELLEKITGTGIYRQLGIMAFERFKAETKEIESQQNEIKLFESYLLSKEDLDTFKKDLEEKTTQTESLQKDLKLIEKQLDLKENIKKQEKEISGLQEEESKLNQQLKAFEAEYGEALNQHEKLQPIAEDLQSWNRFQQELQSLKENLGKTSEKIEANKENTSGFIQRVKGFVQEDVSAENLKEKLNLFTEKIVRLQDEKTSLGRDYKSKLQLFKTEIRELKLKFPENDLQTGKKLLEEFQAEQLQQKQQLEIDLKEVDLEKLISEKARLKNDLEKAREARQFSEKKLQLEENSNKLTKDIQAYQPELEALPKVIEKEENLLISLKKDLEILQLKKENQLKTAKLEELRNSLKIGEACPLCGSKEHPYSEHLPEFEDKLEVKISAKNNELEEQNKKLIQAQLKFAHLEESLKKAKKDLTEIENQVSENKKLFSEKYPDFNLAEKINWETYIAKINTKIESLDAFETTQQKLSAIATGLPILEELDQILQQGKLLQQQLQASYSGNNIVQDSRELLDKWNALIHEKNYLKENEKEQKEQLSQQSKRYDKLLEKLQPEIIKQGFESIEKAFSALLPGNKFLELKDKKDNILKQKSIASTGISTLQKQLKQFKENESQRTAEDLATEQSKKQGEFEQAKSTCEELRRKLENNNEYLSRLKQLEKQIAEKEKQSKRWRLLNTLIGDRQGKKFNDFAQDLTLSQLIHLANVRLKDLSERYKIDKANEDEDDGLVTIDEDMGGQRRSVKTLSGGETFLLSLSLALALSDLASRNVEINSLFIDEGFGTLDPETLDQTLDTLEKLQAESGKTIGIISHVASLKERIATQIQLTRNGQGYSSLTVKL
- a CDS encoding UpxY family transcription antiterminator, yielding MSWYVLYTKPRTEKRVAESLEQMGVEVYCPLITEIKQWKDRKKKLKTPLFKSYVFIKLEEKNRNRVFDVPGVVRYLFWLGKPAIVRNEEIEVIQEWLDGEKVDDAKVDHLNQGDKISIKNGVFKDHEAIIREVGNRKMRLILPKLGCTVEVLTKEVI
- a CDS encoding cation diffusion facilitator family transporter is translated as MGHDHHHHHSSGKNLKLAFFLNFGFTILEFIGGIYVNSIAIISDAVHDLGDSLSLGTSWYLDQKAQQKSDSKFSFGYRRFSLLGALINSLVLIGGSIYVIYEAVGRLMNPEHSDAQGMMIFAIIGVAVNAYAAWKLSGGKTLNEKVVSWHLMEDVLGWVAVLVVSIVLQFKDIHYLDPALSLAITLYILYNVFKRLKETLFIFLQGTPADINLKEIKNKIENIRGVASSHHVHIWSQEGEHHVFTAHVKLENVNKFEEYKRLKAEVLNTLEAYNFEHFTVQFELDSETCSLE